The DNA region CAActgaagagttgggtccaaaacttgctagtgaagcgtgggtcgcagtcactaatgatgttgctgggcataccccaatgtttgacaacatgagagaagaagagtcgagttgtATCTTCTGCCGATATGTTCTGTGGGGCTACgatgaaggtagcatacttggaaaattggTCTACTACCACCATGATGGTTGCATGATTTCCGACCTTAGGTAATCATGTGATGAAATTTagggaaatgctttcccaaggtctctgtgggacaagtagcggctccaagagtcccgcttgtgctgagtgatccgacttgtccttttggaatgcttgacaagtcttcacacaatGAGGGGCGCCATGAGCTGTTGGACCCCGATGATGTGATGTCTGTTTGATGATGTTGAGGGCAGCCGGAACCGTGGGTTCAGGTCTATTGGTTCCCTCCTTAAACTGTATGGCCGTGATGTTTCCAGCGGCCATCTTCTTGGATATGCATGGTATGGTGTGGGATTTGGCCCCTTTGTCTCCCATcattaggagcatgttggcatatggtaccgggaTGGTGTTGGTCTGCCTGAGGAATTCCAATCCCACTATCAGTTCGAAGTCATCGATGATAGCTATGTGTAGGTCGAATATTCCCTTGTATGGGCCAAGCTGGATTGAcgcttctttggctattccactcacTTGCTGAGATagagagttgatagccttgacacgaccctTGCATTTTTACACTGCTAGACCGAGGCGTTGCACCTGAGTTGAGGCTAGGTAGTTGTggctagcacccgtgtctatcaatgcccGAATAGGTCTGCTATTTACTTTTATGTCAACGAATATTAGGGTCCTCTTTATGATGTGGGAGGCCTCACGTCcgcctttcctttccctttcttgtCGATTGGGAATATCTTCTTCTTGGGTTGCCAGCACTGGTTCCCGCCAAGGTATCATGAATGGAGCCAACAAATGCGTTGAAGGCCCCTACCTGTTCTTCGCCGACTGAGCCATCCTGATCTGACTCATTATCGTCGACAGTTTGTTGAGCATTGATTTGTGTATTGGGGCATTGATTGTTCCAATGTtccccgccgcaatgacgacaTTCTGATgggggctttctcccctgattgttgttgactgATGCAGCACTGTTGCTACTTGAAGAGGGAGTCTTAGATTTGGATGCACCTCGATCTCCTCCGTTTCTGTTGGGGCCACCGTTGCTAGGTGGGCTCCCATTATATCCTCCTCGGACAGGTGGCTGGGCCTATCCTTCTAAGTTTCCAAttgataatccccaaggcactctgcagcttgaatggccttgggcagggtatctacccgttgtctttgcagttccatacgagcatgaggtttcaaaccttctatgaatgcgaacagtttgtctttgtctcccatatcccgtatgtttagcatgagtgcggagaattcacgCACGTAGTCCCACACCGACCTGGTATGGCGGAGTTCACGCAAATTTCTTCTTGCATTGTattcaacattttcggggaagaactgcaggcgtatggcggccttcagttctgcccatgtctggagagtatcttcactggccctgatggcttcgtatttgactcgCCACCAGAATTTTGCATCAccttgaagatacatggcagcagttgctaccttcttggATTCCTCCAACTGTccaacggcatcgaagtattgttcgatgtcgaagatgaagttttccacttctttagcatcccgggctcCGTTGTACGGCTTGGGCTccggaattttcagcttttgtggcaTGGGGGCAATGTTCATGGCACCCCTGATGTGGTTTTCGCCTCCTTTGAGCAGGCTTTGAAGGGCAACATTAACAACATTGAGCTatcctgtcaagttgtctatggtttgctgcatgacgGTCAGTCAGTCTGCCTCTAGTTCCCGATGGGCTAAATCCTcagcacgctcctgttggaggtcctcgaaTTTTCCATGAATTTTGGTTGCCTCGACGGCAGCCGTTTCCCGGTCTTCCTCAGAGTCTTGACTGATGTTTGCTATGTCAATTTCTACCTGCCGCATTCTGCGGTCTAGgtcatccaacctttgcactaggctggtttttagatcaggcaacgtatccacgatgggctgtaatgcgtcaaccgtctcttctagggtcGTGATGCGATCCCcgtaattcaccatggtcagaaatggtgatgatgatgccaatgagttccctcgtccaatgtcgagcctaggctttgatactaactgttacgcggcgccttcctgaagttccttggaagggcgacgtaaggctaagcaaccaatgtcagtgcggttgctatgcgccaactgaggtcctcgccgtacgctagactagattgtcagtgcaatacgggaaaaccaatgtcgtgagaaATTGAGCAGTggaaaatgagcaattgatgataaaagctgatgattgtattgatgatgatgaaagctattacaagatgcaatgcggtgtcggaggggagagacaccagtacagagaattgtttgaatgcttgaatgtttgaatgcttgaatgtttgaatgctttggtcccccttaataatgcttaaaaaaaataaaccaaagttatatgagttgacctaagaaagttgtagaagcacactgaaaatgaatgaagtaaaactactctataattataatgaaaaggacttagttttctatggaagcaagtccgatggcagcaaatttgtcttgagcatcagggtctgcgcgcgcattgctgtGGCGCGCGTgacactatttggatctgccagcggcggggcgctggtgcttggcattgggtctgcgTGTGCGGCATTGTCAGTGCGCGCGGCGCTGATGGCATTCGCCAGCCATTGGGCGCTGGCactgattatcggtggggcgacagaggcgcatgctcgcTTGTCACTTGGTGCTGCCGGGACCACGGgaccgaccatggcgctaggcattagGAGGAttgccaggacgccacggggcacatccaaggggtcatgggtcgatgatggaaagcagcccatgacataaatattgggttgtgggatgatggaatcctccctaaaaggaccttgaaatcttatgcacacctagtgtttgataaaatgctcaaatgatctagaaccatgatcatcttcctaattttagtttaatttgttatatttctaaaatagattgaagttgctaagaattatagaacatttagagtgtaaggaagctcaagtgaggcaTGTTGggtaaactcttctttaagaattggaattcccattatccttgtaagttccaagatgttgattacaaatccagtattccgataagttttgtgataaagatatatgttcaatttgtgtttcaaatgctcttatcatattgcattataaattgaaaATGTGtttcaaactatggattgtgtatccacatgttataatttcaagtcgtgatttataTAAAGGTTATTATGCCAAgatgtgtagagattgtgattgtgatacacctccacccgcatatattggggtgaggcggcatgaccgctttgtgtagggatcatggtattgtgggactgcacctctacccgcatacattggggtgaggtggtacgACCACTTTGTGTatatttttggtattgttgtggcaccacaacaataccaaatgttattggtattggtatcgttgatgcattttcacgcgcatacattggggtgaggtggcatagccgctttgtgtaggttcttggttctgtggttatacatccacccgcatatattggggtgaggcggcggggccgcttgagtagagttgtggtattgtacttacacctccacctgcatacatcggatGATGCGGCAGGGCTTCCTTGTGTGAAGATagttatagaggatctcatcttaaatcctataaatgttattgataggtcttaataagcttgctctggtttaaacggttatctatattattctattgtcgccctgattcatcatattcatattgtgtttctaaattcttaaattggtgtttggttttcatactagtactattcgacggtactaatatCCTATTTTGCTGGGGGTGCTGCCACTTTAAATAGATGCAGGCGGTTCCATAGCAGGaagtattgatcagtgatagcagtacatcttcttcccagttgacttggtgagccccacttcatcccggggtcatgtatctattattttttgtgtattctgtttgaggtatagccgggacctTGTTGCCGGCATCATCATTGTACTCttatttatctatagaggctctgtagatatagtgtgggttgtgtattggtgctaagaaagacaaactatgttatgttgtggttgtattacttatCCCATTTgggactttaaaaatgatgaaaactattggtaatgaatttgtattgtagacatgatcacgtTTTTGTTTaactaatgaaaatatgtattatcttcattcgtggatgagtttgggtagaagaaaatctaacaggcttgctcgatcaggtccactcggttgagcgctggtcgcgctcctcgattttgggacGTGACATCTACTTTGGTAAATAGTACATTTCTCTCCCCCGTTATACTATCAGGCCATTTATAGGCCTACCGTTAGGAAAGTGGGTAAAATTGACCTTATTTTTAACCCCTGTCCAACCAAGCAATTAAAACGCCATATGGAAAGCCACATTGGAAAGATCTGATCCAAGCCCTTTTAATATAACCCGTTCATCAGATGCCTTCTTCTTCCCAATACCACCACAAGCGTAAATTCTAGGGTTCAATTGAAGAGTGAAAATTTCTGCTCATCTATTCTCCTTTCTCGTCGAATGTGAAATGTCTCAAGGAAGCTCTTCATCTCAGATTAAGTGTCATTGTGATATGAAAGCCAGCCACTTAACTTCCACAACTATTTCTAATCCTAGAAGGAAGTTTTATAAATGTCCTAAGCCTGAGGTTAGTTGTTTTTGttgtaaagtttttttttttctcatttgcATATGTTTTAGGCTTTTCAATTGTATAATTTATAAGTTTTTTAGTCTAAATGTAATTTAATGTTATTGACAAGTTTATTCATGCCAATTTTTCTTGTGGGAAGATGAAGTTTTTCCAGATTCACCTATGTATGCAATTAGAGAATTGGGGTCGTCAGTGGATGTTGTTAAGTTGGACATGGAGAAATTGAAGCAAGAAGTAGCTTCCATGGAGGCTAAAAACCATTCTCAAGTGGTTAAAGTTTTAACATTGGAAGAGAAAGTATCAAAGATGTGAATTAGTCTACTGATTTCATCGGCACTGTTTTTGGGATTCATTGCTGCTTTATTGAAGAAATGAATGGCTTAGGAGATGTGTTCATTGTAATGTTAGCTCTAGTTGGGTGTTAACTTGTAGGTGTCTAACTTGCGGGTATCTAATGTTAGGTTGCTTTTTTGCTTTGTATTGTTAAAATTTCCAACTAACAGTAACGTATATATCTTATGTTTTACTGGTTGTTTAAGTATACAGCTTTGTCACAATGTTAGTTCGTTGATATAGTTGTGATTTCCAAATATAACTTGTAGAGTATAATTCAACATTATTCATGAATGGACAATGAATTAGATAGCTGGACAATGAAATAGATAGCTGGACAGTGAATTTCATAGCTGGAAAATATGAATTGACATTAATTTTAGCAACATATCACAGCAATTACATAACTTCATTTATCAACAACATAATTCAACACCATTCAGTTAAAAGGACCCAAAAGGGATACCATTTTATAACCCCAAAAACTAATACCATCCAAGTAATAAAATGACATCAACATTAAATAGTTAAAAGGACCTAACACTTAAGTTAAAAGTACTGTCACGTGCAGTAATTACATCATATAAGATACTAAAAAGTATCACATGTTCAGAACTTGACTAGTTTTGTGAATTACCATTTCCCTTTCTTTACTTCAACTTGGATAGTCGTTGTCTCTCTAGTTCGTTTCCTGTTATGGCAGTTTTTTCTCTCCATGTAAGATTTTTGGGTGAGTAAAGAAATTGTGTTGGCAAACTCACACCATGTTATACCTGATACTTAAGTTAGGACATTTAAGTCATTAGcctaataaataaaagaaaaaaaattacatgGGACAAGGCCCATCCTATTAACACATGACGAGAATTAGGGATTGGGAAAGCCAACTCCAAACTTAAAGAAACTAAAAAAGGTGTTGCTGGAACAACTACTTGGACCTCAACATCATTGACAAGCAAGTGAGGAAAAGATAAGTTGttggtaataaaatttacaattaaAGGAAGGAGGATTGGACCTATATAACAGCTTCAAGTGAAAACTATTCTTCGGCAAACAAAAAAGGTTAATTTTTCCCTTTCGTTGATTCTTCTTTAGTTCTGTTGGATTCCTTTAAATCCCGATTTCTGTGTTTATGGGATTCTATTGGGTATTGAAAATTTAATAcaaaacagatgttgtagacaaTAATATTTAAGTTTCAACTTATATACAtgattaagaaaattgaatagtACAGGGAATAAACTATATAATTgcctttttatttgaaagattttggaCTAATTTAAATTACTCATAGCATGAGTAAATATAATTCGACGAATTGATGATAAAATATAAAACTCGGAGgattgggtattctaaattagtGATGAATTTAGCCAAAATAAGGTAATTAACACGAGATCGATGTTGATGTAGTTATAGATTGATCGAAGAAAGTCGTACGGATCGCTCGATGTGTCGAGTTGGTATTTCatagtactgtgagtagtaatcttatcgcaatttatatttttataacttGCATGAGTtacacataatttttaatatgaatatgttaccgattattttgagttgcatgtgggacaagtcttttactcaaTATTATACcaaaatagttatttgagatgattattgttattttaaatattcctgttgtcactagatctgttttaccattacttgaatttactgttatcgaaatgaattacatgatttgataagaaccgaaatgccctatattgttttaaaatgggagtagacattgaaggatcccgtagctaacggcgggttcgttagacttggtgcaccttgtaattatCGATTACCGTTACAGCCCTCACTAGTGAAAAGCTAGAACTAGCATACTGTTACTGATTCCCTCGAGTAGCAACTACctttatatttgacttcttgcgaagaacTTCACAGTTATATCGATTACATTATCCGTTCATTGAAACCTACCAaatatgaatattgatattatacggtgggtaccgagcttattactgaattgtcaattgtattatactacaagaaaaatatgatgggactgaaaattgtttattgtttattaaaagggcatttttatgatattttctaTTTAATATACTAACATATTTTCTGACTTGTACAcaataaaaacggttgtggttaagtgttattactcactgagctagcgactcactctTCGCTATTTTTTTTTACCAAGACAGCAGTTGACGCAGacgaggatttcgttaattagagcgcacatgttaatagttcttggtgagcctcaAACTTGTTCGCATGGAcgaagattttatttattgttatagtCTTTtatttgaactcttagagtcacTCCATAGTCATTATTTTAATATCatgagtattcttttgttattatagacTTATGATGAGTATTGCACTTTTTTATCGAATATGGAGATAAATTGTTATTTCTGATTATTAGTGGGTTGATTAGTAATGGAGGAGATttgttttggttaattgataagttgttgattgtttggtttgattttaggatggttggttattgattttgagataGGAAAAGCTTTTGTTGGATAGTCCAAAAATAGGAGAAACTCTGTCCGTTTATTTGAAATATACCGATAAGGCTTTCTTGGGAGAACTTGCTCCTGAGCgtcggtcatgatcctaaattgggtcgtgatacaCCACTGGCATCAGGAACAAAGTTAATAGTCCTTATTCTAGTTGTTGTACCTAGTTTCTCCCCCCTTTGGAGTCTAGTCTTTGCCTCTAACACACGCCTTGGCAATATAGGTGGGTCTGGATTGTATGTTTCTGGATAGTCAAAATCTGCTGATGCATTACTGATGAATTTCTTCCTAGACAAAGATGGTGTTGGCATAAACATGTAATGAGGTCCAGAATTGTTGTTGGCTTGACTGGCTTGTGATGGTGTTAGTTGCAGCTCCTCTTCTAAGGACAGCCCTGCGGTAGCTGGAGATCTGGCCATGGTGTCCTCAACATCCTCATCAACTAGTGTTCTTggcctttttttattttcttaccaACTTGTGGCTGCTTTCCCTTGCATTGCTGTCAAAGTAATAAAGTAACAAAATTCGTACTGTATGTTAATTTAGTGAAGTAATATAGTAATGGTGTCAAGTTACCTTTTGACATCCCCTAGCATTATGTCCAGGCTTTCCACATGTAGAACAAGTCATCACCCTGCCTTTTCTGGATTGATACCACTCCCCTTGCCTATTTATTATCTCATTATTTTCTCTAGTCCTCTTCACTTTAGGCCTACCAGCCATATTCACTAGCAGGGGAGGATCCATTGCATGAGCTAGCTCTATCTTTTATAACTTCTCTCCTCTAATTGGTTCTAACTTATGTGCATAAGTGGAGAGATAAGCCTCCTTGGTGAACCACCAATGAATCTCACACAAAGGGTTCATTTATTTTTGTACAGTAATGCTCTAATGGCATGAGGACATGGGATTCCAGTGAGGTCTCATGTTCTGCAAGTGCATTTTTTCAGTAAGATATGCACTCTATGCTTTTCAAAAGTTCCTTCATTCACCTCATAACCATCTTGTCTATTAGAATCAACAATACCTTTTTGTGCACTATTCAAGAATTGATAATATAACTGCATGGTATGAGGACTTACATTTTCAGTCCATGTCATCACATCACCTTCATGCTCTCTCAACATATTCATCACCTTAACTCTTATGTCCTCAAGAATTCTAATAATTGGCTTGTGCATAACATCCAGTATCCATGAGTGTAAGGATTCGTTATTGTCCACTTGTTGGTTCTTGCATACTGTGTCAAAGTATGCTCTACACCATGATTGTGGAGGAAACCTCAACAAGTCTTCAACAGCTTCTTTATCAATTTCCCCCAAGTTTTTCAATTGATCCTTGAAGTCTTCTTCATAACTACTCCATGCACACCACCATAGGTACTTTTTTCTCAAATCTCCAGCACCACATCTTCTACACCAATTAGTCTCTATGTGCCTCACATAATATCTATGGTGTGCATCAGGAACTACTgcctgaactgcctcaatcaaGCCTTACATATAAGAATgcagaaaattaaatatttaaaataaaaaggaaattgttaataattttaaaagaataaCATTGAAATGAAATAGTATAAGTACCTTCTGCATGTCTGACATAAATGTGTATCCTCCCCCCAGCTTGAGGTCTAATAAATTGTTCAATAATGTCAAGAACCAGGTCCAGGTGACCTTTGTTTCTTTATCCACAACAGCCCGAGCAATAGGATAAAGATGATTCATTGAATCTAGAGCAACAACAATTAAAAGTTGTCTTTTGGCCTTTCCTTTCAAGAAAGTTCCATCCAAGCCAATAAAGGGTCTCAACCCATTCTTAAACCCCATTTTTAGAGTATGGAAACATATATACATCCAAGAAAATCTTCTTTTTCCTTCAGCAAGTGCATCCTTTTATAAGGTAATTATTACATCACTCCCTGGATTACTCGACCTCAATTCATTAGCATATGCCTCTATCTTATTATACTCATCAGTAAAACTATCAACAAGGGATTCAAGTATCATTCTCTTGGCCCTCTTACACTTTGCATGACTAACATTGATGTTGAATGTGTTTTCAATAGCACTCTCATCTCCTTAACTTTGATCATAGAATTCTCCT from Nicotiana tabacum cultivar K326 chromosome 24, ASM71507v2, whole genome shotgun sequence includes:
- the LOC107791995 gene encoding uncharacterized protein LOC107791995 translates to MGFKNGLRPFIGLDGTFLKGKAKRQLLIVVALDSMNHLYPIARAVVDKETKVTWTWFLTLLNNLLDLKLGGGYTFMSDMQKAVVPDAHHRYYVRHIETNWCRRCGAGDLRKKYLWWCAWSSYEEDFKDQLKNLGEIDKEAVEDLLRFPPQSWCRAYFDTVCKNQQVDNNESLHSWILDVMHKPIIRILEDIRVKVMNMLREHEGDVMTWTENVSPHTMQLYYQFLNSAQKGIVDSNRQDGYEVNEGTFEKHRVHILLKKCTCRT